A genomic window from Betta splendens chromosome 17, fBetSpl5.4, whole genome shotgun sequence includes:
- the LOC114845047 gene encoding protein AKNAD1-like isoform X3: protein MDREPEGSDEDVQEENRSTVLWEKSFQQSIFVDLSEDESLHFSDLEGSLNLHLSQAESAASEGSIHLSAGSAELSPLDDDTSSECSVIGSQSDRAVEKRSKSSRVQVSAQRPNTTQEDLPNNGDSGQNTSDEDQEDLPFDDDLGCLYFNQTVLSEGSRSSNGRETVHGSPNVLQQSSPLLQQIENKFIKSLEFVEDDDAKPTTLLKEDANSCGASKPNKVPSSNLVDINHVLLRHFSQEELLQSGRLIEAETLPELSLLESVDDTVFSLAQTRKSTAKDSNRSESHTRNSKISQSLCSGVTEEKKNDASKSSSSDEETRSNMDYASVSADSNKSSEDNGDVDGRKADDAGQASVPFVRTKSFSEIKYGQGQVHYPLPDFSKVAPKVKIPKAPSAAARPAPQSPSFIHRTQSSPGMLDVISRVLEDSVLPPEPYVFKHEDKQSSPALVHHLQTEYDKLLTRYAEAENLIDQMRLGTNAHTCSETMLNSNTEDHQVQRNDDDDDDDHKNLVQESSLGSMASHIPLSEGFVEKGTTAPQSDLKQVSRASLIQSEEHPSDGEKMTAELSDIISQFTQKVNEFKLSVSNMLGSTGEQQMMLRSMMEAQDQLERKYRSKKDEHRALEMQNYMGLSRNTGTFDPNRLVEGEIFRIGMHLEDIKEMIEKNVREQISSSNETLQPEPSPLCVSPPPSLHEGPRVIFSAASCEMGTHNKVKGGEEEEKATIVARGDGGLERSSELISSDSLLKHTVWNSCSSWNPTEVSGRSEDGEGTEEEDSSFLSKGLDHSNILAYLSGSGSTSLQRDWTPDSCSFLDGVLNPEEECMSLGVEASKSCATPRDSDAHCPLEPPLSASSRIVSPETDSGFGSSYLNQSGSGPFQPTHLTESGLRSSDSEGSSSNLQTAIHSVSLTSQQWAAVPNQCGGAVAVEGWVEGTAIRPSERLQADKTGSDSIQPTPVHHHVSTPFIRTTMDTGTGHNQSPCSCNSEAILALQSEVSRLKKDLEEGLVQLPHLAQKMDYLTSKYKQGRQERRSKPRPRIHQKSLSNSPAKLDDWISSDMEASKSKVTDSDDTAESEITLQFHSSPAGSSRGRATLESVPHQTLRSHREESMKTYSFTSFSLKRGKEFSDHSDRPQTAFMERWSPLSTASLQKPLLQVNYGSSSSLPASYKVREPPQQPMLDQRKRSTQSDTALLPSDVYFQQTSTRASAPAKTGGRTTRWRGSKDDDVNGTLDRAIEVARSMKRTTDRMAKRLSADLARAQVHRKLHHGKHHAP, encoded by the exons ATggacagagaaccagagggGTCAGATGAGGATGTGCAGGAAGAGAACAGGTCCACTGTGCTGTGGGAGAAGTCTTTTCAGCAAAGCATCTTTGTCGATTTAAGCGAGGACGAAAGTCTCCACTTCAGCGATTTAGAAGGTTCTTTAAATTTACATCTATCCCAGGCAGAATCTGCTGCATCAGAGGGTAGCATTCATCTGAGTG CAGGGAGTGCAGAGCTATCACCCTTGGATGATGACACATCCTCTGAGTGTAGCGTTATTGGCAGTCAGAGTGACAGGGCGGTAGAAAAGAGGAGCAAGAGCAGCAGAGTGCAGGTGTCAGCCCAAAGACCAAATACCACACAAGAGGATCTGCCTAACAATGGAGACTCAGGGCAAAACACGAGCGATGAAGATCAGGAAGATCTACCTTTTGACGATGACCTTGGATGCTTGTACTTCAACCAGACAGTTCTCTCTGAGGGCAGCAGGAGCTCCAATGGAAGAGAAACTGTTCACGGAAGTCCTAATGTTCTACAACAGAGCTCCCCTCTTCTACAACAGATAGAAAATAAGTTTATCAAAAGCTTGGAGTTTGTTGAAGACGATGACGCCAAACCAACAACTCTGTTGAAGGAGGATGCAAACTCTTGTGGTGCTTCCAAGCCAAATAAAGTTCCATCATCTAATCTAGTGGACATAAACCACGTGTTACTCCGACACTTCTCCCAGGAGGAGTTGCTTCAGTCAGGTAGGCTGATTGAGGCAGAGACCCTGCCAGAGTTGTCCCTGCTGGAAAGCGTGGATGACACTGTTTTCAGTCTGGCCCAAACGCGCAAAAGCACAGCAAAGGACAGTAACCGCTCAGAGAGTCACACTCGTAATTCTAAAATCAGCCAGAGTCTCTGCTCGGGCGTGACGGAGGAAAAGAAGAATGATGCATCGAAGAGTTCAAGTTCAGATGAGGAAACGCGAAGCAACATGGATTATGCCTCTGTAAGCGCAGACTCAAACAAGAGCAGCGAGGATAACGGTGATGTCGATGGAAGGAAGGCTGACGATGCTGGTCAGGCTTCAGTCCCATTTGTGCGCACCAAGTCCTTCAGTGAGATAAAATATGGCCAAGGTCAAGTCCATTACCCGCTGCCCGACTTCTCTAAGGTTGCCCCAAAGGTTAAAATCCCCAAAGCTCCCAGTGCAGCGGCCAGACCCGCTCCCCAGAGCCCCAGCTTTATACACAGGACCCAGTCTTCTCCTGGTATGTTGGACGTGATCAGCAGAGTCCTGGAGGATTCAGTCCTGCCACCAGAGCCTTACGTCTTCAAGCATGAGGACAAACAGAGTTCTCCAGCACTGGTGCATCACCTGCAG ACTGAATATGACAAATTATTAACCAGATATGCTGAAGCAGAAAACCTTATTGATCAAATGAGGTTAGGAACTAAT GCTCACACCTGCTCAGAAACGATGCTGAATTCAAATACTGAAGATCATCAGGTCCAgcgtaatgatgatgatgatgatgatgatcacaaAAACCTAGTCCAGGAAAGCAGTCTTGGATCGATGGCTTCTCACATTCCCCTATCAG AAGGTTTTGTTGAAAAGGGAACAACAGCACCTCAGAGCGACCTTAAGCAGGTGAGCAGGGCCTCACTTATCCAGAGTGAGGAGCATCCCAGTGATGGGGAAAAGATGACTGCTGAGCTGAGTGACATCATCAGCCAGTTCACACAGAAA GTGAATGAATTTAAGTTAAGCGTAAGCAACATGCTGGGGAGCACAGGAGAGCAACAAATG ATGTTGAGGAGTATGATGGAGGCTCAGGACCAGCTGGAGAGGAAATACAGGAGTAAGAAGGATGAGCACAGAGCTCTGGAGATGCAGAACTACATGGGCCTGTCCAGAAACACTGGCACCTTCGACCCAAACAG GCTGGTGGAGGGAGAAATATTCAGAATAGGGATGCACCTCGAAGACATAAAGGAGATGATAGAGAAAAATGTGCGTGAGCAGATTTCCTCCTCCAACGAGACGCTGCAGCCGGAGCCGAGTCCCCTCTGCGTGTCCCCTCCACCGTCCCTGCACGAG GGGCCAAGAGTGATTTTTTCTGCAGCGAGTTGTGAGATGGGGACGCACAATAAAGTAAaaggaggtgaagaagaagagaaggcaACCATTGTGGCTCGTGGTGACGGTGGATTAGAGCGAAGCAGCGAGCTCATATCATCTGACTCTTTACTAAAACACACTGTGTGGAACAGTTGCTCCTCATG GAACCCCACAGAGGTCTCTGGAAGATCTGAGGATGGGGAGGGAACTGAAGAGGAGGACAGCTCTTTCCTGTCAAAGGGACTAGATCACAGTAACATCTTAGCATATCTGAGTGGATCTGGGTCAACTTCATTACAGAGGGACTGGACACCTGACAG CTGTAGCTTCCTGGATGGAGTCTTGAACCCAGAAGAAGAATGTATGAGTCTGGGTGTGGAAGCATCCAAATCCTGTGCTACACCCAGAGACTCAGACGCCCACTGCCCCTTAGAACCTCCTCTCTCAGCCTCATCT AGGATTGTgagcccagagacagacagcgGATTTGGGAGCTCGTATTTAAATCAATCAGGGTCTGGTCCATTTCAGCCAACCCACCTCACAGAAAG TGGTTTACGAAGCTCAGACAGTGAGGGCTCGTCCTCCAACCTGCAGACAGCCATCCATTCAGTCTCTTTGACCAGCCAGCAGTGGGCTGCGGTCCCAAATCAGTGTGGTGGAGCAGTGGCAGTGGAGGGTTGGGTGGAGGGTACTGCTATCAGGCCTTCAGAGAGGCTGCAGG CTGATAAAACAGGATCTGATTCCATCCAGCCCACACCAGTCCACCACCACGTATCTACACCCTTCATCAGAACCACCATGGACACAGGAACGGGGCACAACCAGTCCCCTTGCTCTTGTAATAG tgagGCTATCCTGGCCCTGCAGTCTGAGGTGTCAAGGCTAaagaaggacctggaagaagGTTTAgtccagctgcctcacctcGCTCAGAAGATGGATTACCTGACCTCTAAATACAAGCAGGGTCGTCAGGAGCGCAGGTCTAAACCCAGACCCAGGATCCATCAGAAATCCTTGTCTAACAG TCCAGCAAAACTAGACGACTGGATTTCCTCAGATATGGAAGCCAGCAAGAGCAAAG TTACAGACAGTGATGACACAGCAGAATCTGAAATCACGCTGCAGTTCCACAGTTCACCAGCAGGGAGCAGTAGAGGCAGAGCTACGTTGGAGTCTGTGCCCCATCAGACACTGCGGTCCCACAGAG AGGAGTCGATGAAAACTTATAGCTTTACCAGCTTCAGTTTAAAAAGGGGCAAAGAGTTTTCAGACCACAGTGACAGACCACAGA CTGCCTTCATGGAGAGGTGGTCTCCACTTTCCACTGCATCGCTCCAGAAGCCGCTCCTCCAGGTCAACTATGGGTCCTCCAGCAGTCTCCCTGCCAG CTACAAAGTGAGggagccgccgcagcagccCATGCTTGACCAGCGGAAACGATCGACCCAGTCGGACACAGCTCTGCTGCCCAGCGACGTGTACTTCCAGCAGACGTCGACCCGCGCCTCAGCGCCCGCGAAGACCGGCGGCAGGACCACGCGTTGGAGAGGGAGCAAG GACGACGACGTGAACGGGACTCTGGACCGGGCCATCGAGGTGGCCCGCAGCATGAAGAGGACGACTGATCGGATGGCCAAAAGACTGTCAGCTGACCTAGCCAGAGCTCAAGTCCACAGAAAACTGCACCACGGGAAACACCATGCACCGTAA
- the LOC114845047 gene encoding microtubule organization protein AKNA-like isoform X5 — MDREPEGSDEDVQEENRSTVLWEKSFQQSIFVDLSEDESLHFSDLEGSLNLHLSQAESAASEGSIHLSAGSAELSPLDDDTSSECSVIGSQSDRAVEKRSKSSRVQVSAQRPNTTQEDLPNNGDSGQNTSDEDQEDLPFDDDLGCLYFNQTVLSEGSRSSNGRETVHGSPNVLQQSSPLLQQIENKFIKSLEFVEDDDAKPTTLLKEDANSCGASKPNKVPSSNLVDINHVLLRHFSQEELLQSGRLIEAETLPELSLLESVDDTVFSLAQTRKSTAKDSNRSESHTRNSKISQSLCSGVTEEKKNDASKSSSSDEETRSNMDYASVSADSNKSSEDNGDVDGRKADDAGQASVPFVRTKSFSEIKYGQGQVHYPLPDFSKVAPKVKIPKAPSAAARPAPQSPSFIHRTQSSPGMLDVISRVLEDSVLPPEPYVFKHEDKQSSPALVHHLQTEYDKLLTRYAEAENLIDQMRLGTNAHTCSETMLNSNTEDHQVQRNDDDDDDDHKNLVQESSLGSMASHIPLSEGFVEKGTTAPQSDLKQVSRASLIQSEEHPSDGEKMTAELSDIISQFTQKVNEFKLSVSNMLGSTGEQQMMLRSMMEAQDQLERKYRSKKDEHRALEMQNYMGLSRNTGTFDPNRLVEGEIFRIGMHLEDIKEMIEKNVREQISSSNETLQPEPSPLCVSPPPSLHEGPRVIFSAASCEMGTHNKVKGGEEEEKATIVARGDGGLERSSELISSDSLLKHTVWNSCSSWNPTEVSGRSEDGEGTEEEDSSFLSKGLDHSNILAYLSGSGSTSLQRDWTPDSSCSFLDGVLNPEEECMSLGVEASKSCATPRDSDAHCPLEPPLSASSRIVSPETDSGFGSSYLNQSGSGPFQPTHLTESGLRSSDSEGSSSNLQTAIHSVSLTSQQWAAVPNQCGGAVAVEGWVEGTAIRPSERLQADKTGSDSIQPTPVHHHVSTPFIRTTMDTGTGHNQSPCSCNSEAILALQSEVSRLKKDLEEGLVQLPHLAQKMDYLTSKYKQGRQERRSKPRPRIHQKSLSNSPAKLDDWISSDMEASKSKVTDSDDTAESEITLQFHSSPAGSSRGRATLESVPHQTLRSHRAAFMERWSPLSTASLQKPLLQVNYGSSSSLPASYKVREPPQQPMLDQRKRSTQSDTALLPSDVYFQQTSTRASAPAKTGGRTTRWRGSKDDDVNGTLDRAIEVARSMKRTTDRMAKRLSADLARAQVHRKLHHGKHHAP; from the exons ATggacagagaaccagagggGTCAGATGAGGATGTGCAGGAAGAGAACAGGTCCACTGTGCTGTGGGAGAAGTCTTTTCAGCAAAGCATCTTTGTCGATTTAAGCGAGGACGAAAGTCTCCACTTCAGCGATTTAGAAGGTTCTTTAAATTTACATCTATCCCAGGCAGAATCTGCTGCATCAGAGGGTAGCATTCATCTGAGTG CAGGGAGTGCAGAGCTATCACCCTTGGATGATGACACATCCTCTGAGTGTAGCGTTATTGGCAGTCAGAGTGACAGGGCGGTAGAAAAGAGGAGCAAGAGCAGCAGAGTGCAGGTGTCAGCCCAAAGACCAAATACCACACAAGAGGATCTGCCTAACAATGGAGACTCAGGGCAAAACACGAGCGATGAAGATCAGGAAGATCTACCTTTTGACGATGACCTTGGATGCTTGTACTTCAACCAGACAGTTCTCTCTGAGGGCAGCAGGAGCTCCAATGGAAGAGAAACTGTTCACGGAAGTCCTAATGTTCTACAACAGAGCTCCCCTCTTCTACAACAGATAGAAAATAAGTTTATCAAAAGCTTGGAGTTTGTTGAAGACGATGACGCCAAACCAACAACTCTGTTGAAGGAGGATGCAAACTCTTGTGGTGCTTCCAAGCCAAATAAAGTTCCATCATCTAATCTAGTGGACATAAACCACGTGTTACTCCGACACTTCTCCCAGGAGGAGTTGCTTCAGTCAGGTAGGCTGATTGAGGCAGAGACCCTGCCAGAGTTGTCCCTGCTGGAAAGCGTGGATGACACTGTTTTCAGTCTGGCCCAAACGCGCAAAAGCACAGCAAAGGACAGTAACCGCTCAGAGAGTCACACTCGTAATTCTAAAATCAGCCAGAGTCTCTGCTCGGGCGTGACGGAGGAAAAGAAGAATGATGCATCGAAGAGTTCAAGTTCAGATGAGGAAACGCGAAGCAACATGGATTATGCCTCTGTAAGCGCAGACTCAAACAAGAGCAGCGAGGATAACGGTGATGTCGATGGAAGGAAGGCTGACGATGCTGGTCAGGCTTCAGTCCCATTTGTGCGCACCAAGTCCTTCAGTGAGATAAAATATGGCCAAGGTCAAGTCCATTACCCGCTGCCCGACTTCTCTAAGGTTGCCCCAAAGGTTAAAATCCCCAAAGCTCCCAGTGCAGCGGCCAGACCCGCTCCCCAGAGCCCCAGCTTTATACACAGGACCCAGTCTTCTCCTGGTATGTTGGACGTGATCAGCAGAGTCCTGGAGGATTCAGTCCTGCCACCAGAGCCTTACGTCTTCAAGCATGAGGACAAACAGAGTTCTCCAGCACTGGTGCATCACCTGCAG ACTGAATATGACAAATTATTAACCAGATATGCTGAAGCAGAAAACCTTATTGATCAAATGAGGTTAGGAACTAAT GCTCACACCTGCTCAGAAACGATGCTGAATTCAAATACTGAAGATCATCAGGTCCAgcgtaatgatgatgatgatgatgatgatcacaaAAACCTAGTCCAGGAAAGCAGTCTTGGATCGATGGCTTCTCACATTCCCCTATCAG AAGGTTTTGTTGAAAAGGGAACAACAGCACCTCAGAGCGACCTTAAGCAGGTGAGCAGGGCCTCACTTATCCAGAGTGAGGAGCATCCCAGTGATGGGGAAAAGATGACTGCTGAGCTGAGTGACATCATCAGCCAGTTCACACAGAAA GTGAATGAATTTAAGTTAAGCGTAAGCAACATGCTGGGGAGCACAGGAGAGCAACAAATG ATGTTGAGGAGTATGATGGAGGCTCAGGACCAGCTGGAGAGGAAATACAGGAGTAAGAAGGATGAGCACAGAGCTCTGGAGATGCAGAACTACATGGGCCTGTCCAGAAACACTGGCACCTTCGACCCAAACAG GCTGGTGGAGGGAGAAATATTCAGAATAGGGATGCACCTCGAAGACATAAAGGAGATGATAGAGAAAAATGTGCGTGAGCAGATTTCCTCCTCCAACGAGACGCTGCAGCCGGAGCCGAGTCCCCTCTGCGTGTCCCCTCCACCGTCCCTGCACGAG GGGCCAAGAGTGATTTTTTCTGCAGCGAGTTGTGAGATGGGGACGCACAATAAAGTAAaaggaggtgaagaagaagagaaggcaACCATTGTGGCTCGTGGTGACGGTGGATTAGAGCGAAGCAGCGAGCTCATATCATCTGACTCTTTACTAAAACACACTGTGTGGAACAGTTGCTCCTCATG GAACCCCACAGAGGTCTCTGGAAGATCTGAGGATGGGGAGGGAACTGAAGAGGAGGACAGCTCTTTCCTGTCAAAGGGACTAGATCACAGTAACATCTTAGCATATCTGAGTGGATCTGGGTCAACTTCATTACAGAGGGACTGGACACCTGACAG TAGCTGTAGCTTCCTGGATGGAGTCTTGAACCCAGAAGAAGAATGTATGAGTCTGGGTGTGGAAGCATCCAAATCCTGTGCTACACCCAGAGACTCAGACGCCCACTGCCCCTTAGAACCTCCTCTCTCAGCCTCATCT AGGATTGTgagcccagagacagacagcgGATTTGGGAGCTCGTATTTAAATCAATCAGGGTCTGGTCCATTTCAGCCAACCCACCTCACAGAAAG TGGTTTACGAAGCTCAGACAGTGAGGGCTCGTCCTCCAACCTGCAGACAGCCATCCATTCAGTCTCTTTGACCAGCCAGCAGTGGGCTGCGGTCCCAAATCAGTGTGGTGGAGCAGTGGCAGTGGAGGGTTGGGTGGAGGGTACTGCTATCAGGCCTTCAGAGAGGCTGCAGG CTGATAAAACAGGATCTGATTCCATCCAGCCCACACCAGTCCACCACCACGTATCTACACCCTTCATCAGAACCACCATGGACACAGGAACGGGGCACAACCAGTCCCCTTGCTCTTGTAATAG tgagGCTATCCTGGCCCTGCAGTCTGAGGTGTCAAGGCTAaagaaggacctggaagaagGTTTAgtccagctgcctcacctcGCTCAGAAGATGGATTACCTGACCTCTAAATACAAGCAGGGTCGTCAGGAGCGCAGGTCTAAACCCAGACCCAGGATCCATCAGAAATCCTTGTCTAACAG TCCAGCAAAACTAGACGACTGGATTTCCTCAGATATGGAAGCCAGCAAGAGCAAAG TTACAGACAGTGATGACACAGCAGAATCTGAAATCACGCTGCAGTTCCACAGTTCACCAGCAGGGAGCAGTAGAGGCAGAGCTACGTTGGAGTCTGTGCCCCATCAGACACTGCGGTCCCACAGAG CTGCCTTCATGGAGAGGTGGTCTCCACTTTCCACTGCATCGCTCCAGAAGCCGCTCCTCCAGGTCAACTATGGGTCCTCCAGCAGTCTCCCTGCCAG CTACAAAGTGAGggagccgccgcagcagccCATGCTTGACCAGCGGAAACGATCGACCCAGTCGGACACAGCTCTGCTGCCCAGCGACGTGTACTTCCAGCAGACGTCGACCCGCGCCTCAGCGCCCGCGAAGACCGGCGGCAGGACCACGCGTTGGAGAGGGAGCAAG GACGACGACGTGAACGGGACTCTGGACCGGGCCATCGAGGTGGCCCGCAGCATGAAGAGGACGACTGATCGGATGGCCAAAAGACTGTCAGCTGACCTAGCCAGAGCTCAAGTCCACAGAAAACTGCACCACGGGAAACACCATGCACCGTAA